A window of Paraburkholderia sp. ZP32-5 genomic DNA:
GTCGACGGGGATGCAGGCGATCGCCGAACATTACGGCATACCGTTGTCGGACCCGACGCCGCTGTTCACGAAGTTGAAGACGATGAAGCCGATCGAGCTTTACACCGCTTCCGGTGACGCACAGACGCAGTTGCAATCGGGCGCCGCGTGGCTCGCGCCCACTTCCGATGGCCGTTGTTACGCGTTGAAGCTCGCGGGTCAGCCGGTCGATTTCTTTCCGCTGAATCTGCATATCAAAGGCAAGACGTATCTGTACGCGATCGGCGTCGACACGTTCGAGATTCCATCCGGCGTGACCGGCAAACAGCTGGAACTCGCGCATATCTTCATCAACCTGAGCCTCGATCCGTCCGCGCAATTGCCGGTCACGCACCAGTTCGGCTATCCGCCCGCGAGTTTCACCGGCATCAAGCTGGCCGAAGCATTGCCGGAGGCGAAGAAAGCGAATATGTATGGCGACAGCTTTTCGTTCGACTCGCTGTATACGCCCGATGCCGCGCAATTCCTGCCGGTGATGAACCATTGGATCGAGCTGTGGAATCAGACCTTCGCGCAATAAAGCCGCGCGCGTGGGGGTATCATCGATCTTCCGCTTGTACCGCGCTGTATCGCGCGACGCCGCTTTCTTATCGTTCCGACATGACCCGAAACACTGCTCCTCAATCTCACGCCGATGCCGACGAACTCGCGCTCGCGGCCGACAACGATGCCGACGCGGAAGATCTGCTGCCGTCGCTGATCTACCGGCAACTGCATCAGGACATCGTGTCGGGCGTGCTCGCGTCGGGCAAGGTGTTGCGTCAGGAGGAACTGGCGCGCCGCTTTCGCACGAGCCGCGTGCCGCTGCGCGAAGCGCTGAGCCGTCTCGAAGCGGAAGGCCTGATCGAATTGCGGCCGCGGCGCGGCTATGCGGTGGTCGAACTCGATGCGCAGGCAATCGTCGAGATCTACGAACTGCGGATGGTGATCGAGGAGCATGCGGGCGCGATCGCGGCGCGGGCACGCACGCCGGAGGACATCGCGGAGGTCGAGCAATTGCTGATCGCGATGCGCAGGCTCGATCGTGCGTCGCCGAATTACGCGCAGGAGTGGACCGCGCTGAACTACCGCTTTCATTTGCGGATCATCGAAGCGAGCCGGCGCAAGCGGCTGCTCAGAATCGCGCGCAATCTGCGCGATTCGGTGGAGGCGTATCTTGCGGTCGATATTTCGATGATTGCGTCGTTCGAAGACGCCGACGAAGAGCACACCGATATCTTCGAAGCGTTTCGCGCGGGCGATGCAACGGGCCTCGCCGAACTGTGCCGCAAGCATGTCGAGGATGCGTCGCGGCGCCTGCTGAAAATGGTGCGCGCGAGAGCGATCGCCGCGCAGTCACGGGACCGCTAACGCGCGGCGGTCCGTCTTATTCGCGCACCAGCGCTCGCTCGTATTCGTCGCGCTCTGCTTGTGCTTCCGCATGCGCCCACGCACGAAACGCGGCAACCGCGTCGCGGCGTGCTACATGTTCATTCGACACGAGGTAGTACGTCGATTCGAGCGTCAGCTCGAACGGGAAAGGTTTGACGAGCTTGCCGGCTTTCAGATGTTCGCGTGCCAGCGCGGGCGTGCTGACCGTGATGCCGAGTCCATCGACGGCCGCTTCCAGCGCGAGGATCGAATGAGAAAAATGCGGACCCGGCTGCGTATCCACATTCATGATGCCTTGTGCTTCGAGCCATGCATTCCAGTACGACTGCGGTCCGTACATCAGGCCGCGATCATCGTGTAGCAACTGATGACGGCCCAGCGTTTCGAGCGTCAATTCCGGTGGCGTGTCGAGCAGTTGTGGCGCGCATAGCGCGGTAATCGACAGCGGAAATAGCGGCGTGACCGCAAAGCCCGGATAGTCGCCCGCACCGAAAGCGACGACCACGTCGAGTTCGTCGCACCACGATTGCAGCGAATCGGTTTGCACCGCGCGCGTGCCGCCGAGCGAGCGGTACGCAAATTCACGCGTGCGCGTCGACACGCGAATATCGACGCCTGGGTACTGCATCGCAAAGCGATGCAGACGCGGCATCAGCCAGCGCATCGCGAACGACGGCGGTGCGAGCACCGTCAGCACATCGCCGCCGCTCGCGCTGCCGATCAGCTCGATCGCATCCTTCAGCTTGCCGAAGCCGTCCTGCAGACACGGCAGCGCGACTTCGCCCGCGCTCGTCAGTTCGAGTCCGCCGGGCAGGCGGCGAAACAGCTTGGTGCCGAGCGTTTCTTCGAGATTCTGAATCTGATGACTGACCGCGGTCGGCGTCACGTTCAGTTCTTGCGCGGCTCGCTTGAAACTCAGCAGACGCGCGGCGACTTCGAAAGTTTTAAGCGCAGTGAGGGGTAGCGGACGGCTCATAGGCAGGTGAATTTTTCTTTATCAGCGGATGAAAAATGATCGGGTGACGCGAGCTTATTGCACCAATAATCTGATGCCTAGTTGAAGCGATTTTGAATCCAAAAATCGTCAGGCGTTCAACCGGGTCGTTGCGGATAGGGTTTTCACCAAGT
This region includes:
- a CDS encoding extracellular solute-binding protein, with the translated sequence MRSKTTMICSLFAASLLTVAQAARAQEYKGMTLQVLGVNSDINAIYMKTVGEPFEKLTGAKLVIVTGSSTGNLSKALVAKGKTPPFSVIALENLTQAQAISAGAIQKLDYSKLPNAKDLAPGAVPVAGYGPAFDFFRFGTCVNVAQYKAHDIALPKSVDDWFNPAIVGHNILPTPSNFWWSTGMQAIAEHYGIPLSDPTPLFTKLKTMKPIELYTASGDAQTQLQSGAAWLAPTSDGRCYALKLAGQPVDFFPLNLHIKGKTYLYAIGVDTFEIPSGVTGKQLELAHIFINLSLDPSAQLPVTHQFGYPPASFTGIKLAEALPEAKKANMYGDSFSFDSLYTPDAAQFLPVMNHWIELWNQTFAQ
- a CDS encoding GntR family transcriptional regulator; translated protein: MTRNTAPQSHADADELALAADNDADAEDLLPSLIYRQLHQDIVSGVLASGKVLRQEELARRFRTSRVPLREALSRLEAEGLIELRPRRGYAVVELDAQAIVEIYELRMVIEEHAGAIAARARTPEDIAEVEQLLIAMRRLDRASPNYAQEWTALNYRFHLRIIEASRRKRLLRIARNLRDSVEAYLAVDISMIASFEDADEEHTDIFEAFRAGDATGLAELCRKHVEDASRRLLKMVRARAIAAQSRDR
- a CDS encoding LysR substrate-binding domain-containing protein, producing the protein MSRPLPLTALKTFEVAARLLSFKRAAQELNVTPTAVSHQIQNLEETLGTKLFRRLPGGLELTSAGEVALPCLQDGFGKLKDAIELIGSASGGDVLTVLAPPSFAMRWLMPRLHRFAMQYPGVDIRVSTRTREFAYRSLGGTRAVQTDSLQSWCDELDVVVAFGAGDYPGFAVTPLFPLSITALCAPQLLDTPPELTLETLGRHQLLHDDRGLMYGPQSYWNAWLEAQGIMNVDTQPGPHFSHSILALEAAVDGLGITVSTPALAREHLKAGKLVKPFPFELTLESTYYLVSNEHVARRDAVAAFRAWAHAEAQAERDEYERALVRE